AAGCTGCGACAGCACGGCCTGGGCAAGGAGTAGGTCCTCAGCGGCCTCCGCGCCAGGCCGCGACCACGCGCTCGCGCATGGTCCTGCGATCCTGCAGGCGGTCGATCATCCGCTCGGCCAGGTCGAGCCAGTAGGTATCGGCCTCGGCCTGCACCACGGTAAGGCCCGAAGCCAGATTGGCCCAGGCCGCTGGCAGGCGGCCGTGACGCAGAGCGAAGCCGCCGTCGCGGTCGCGTGCCAGATAGCGTACGCGGGTGATGCCGGCCAGCAGGATTCGGCCGTAGCACATCAGGCAGGGTTCGAGGCTGACGTAGAGCGTCAGACCGCGACGGTCGACCTGTGCATGCCCGGTTTCGAGCTGATCGAGCACCTGCATCTCGGCGTGGGCGGCGCTGGCGTAGGTCGAGGCGAACACCTGGTTGCGCCCGCTGCACAGTAACTCGCCCGCCTCATCCACCAGCAGGGCGCCGACTGCGTAACAGCCGTCCTCTATTGCCAGCAGGGCCTGCTCGCAGCACAGCCTGGCCCAGGTGTCATCGGCATGAGTGCTGGCGGGCGCCTGCTGCAACAGGGCCAGATGCTCGGGGGTCATGGCGTCTCCGGGGCCGTGAATGTCGCCGGAGGATTATGGCCCGCGCTGCGTGCGCTGCCCTACGACCTTGGTGCAATAGGCAGGTTGTGCAGGTGCAGCGACACTGGGCACGTCCCGATCATCCTGCGTGATATGGGTGCAAGCGTTTCCGCATTCCTCTCTGGGAATGCATTGAATGGGCGGGCGACCAATTGGTCGCCCTTTTTTTGTCTCCCGATTTCTCGCCGGGCCGCCCTAGACGCCCTGATTCAGCCGGTCGATCAGCGCCCGCACGCTCCCTGGCAAGGCATCCAGCTCGCGCACCAGCATGCTGCGCTCGCGTACCGCCCAGGCTTCATCGAGCTGCAGTATCGCCAGCTGCATGGTACGGCTGTGGCGGCGTGCGGCCGACTCGGGGATGATGCCGATGCCGACGCCGCCCTCGATCATCCGGCAGATCGCCTCGAAGCTCGATACCTGGATACGCAGCGCCAGATTGCCGCCGAGCTTCTCCACCTTTTCGCGCAGGAAGCTCAGCAGCGTGCTGCCTTCGTGCAGGCCGATGTGCTGGTAGGCGAGGGTATCGTGGAAACTCACCGACTGCCGTTGCGCCAGGGCGTGGCCCAGCGGTACCGCCAGCACCAGGCGGTCGGTGCTGAAATGCAGCGCCTGCAGGCCAGGCGCCTGCACCGGGCCGGCGATGATGCCCAGATCCGCCGCGCCATCCAGCACGCCACGGACGATGTCGCGGCTCAGGCGCTCCTGCAGGTCGACGGTGACGCCGGGGCGTTCGGCGAGAAAACCGGCCAGCACCTCGGGGAGAAATTCGGTGACTGCCGTGGTGTTGGCGAAGATGCGGATATGCCCGGCGGCATCGGTGCCGTACTCGGTGAACTCGCTTTTCAGGTAATCCACCTGGCGCATGATCAGCCGCGCATGCTGCAGCAGGCGCTGGCCGGCCGGGGTCAGCTCGACACCACGGCTGTCCCGGTACAGCAGGCGGCTACCGAGCTGGTTTTCCAGTGCCTTGATCCGCGCACTGGCGGCGGCCGGCGAGAGAAACGCCTTGCGCGCGCCCTGAGTCAGACTGGGCGACTCGGCGATATGGATGAACAGGCGCAGGTCGGGCAGATCGAAATGCATGGGGTTCCTCTGCTTCTGTGGGAGGGGCTTCAGCCGCGACGCCCTGGCTTCCTCAGAAAGCATCGCGGCTAAAGCCCCTCCCACCTAGAAATATGGCGTTCAGATTAACCGAACGCCGGTTTAAATAAATGCAGATTCTCTGAACGCAGGACGCGTCGCATGCTCCAGCTCACACAAGAACCGAGCTGGAACCTGCCCCATGAGTGATTCTGCTTTTTCCGCCTGGATCGGTCGTAGCGAAGAAACCCACGACCAACTCAGCCGCAATCTGGTCAAGCGCATCGCTGCCACCTTTGGCGAAGCCACGCCTGCTCATGGCGAGGCGCTGCCGCCGCTGTGGCACTGGGCGTTCTTTCAGGAACCGGTCGCCGAGAGCGGTCTGGGCGCAGACGGCCATCCGGCGCGCGGTGGCTTTCTGCCGCCGGCCGACAACCGCAACCGCATGTGGGCCGGCGGTCGTGTCGAGTTCTTCCAGCCGCTGCGTGTGGGCGGCGAAGCCAGCCGGGTATCGACCATCAGGCACATCGAGGAAAAGCACGGCCGCACCGGCGCGCTGCTCTTCGTCACCGTTCAGCACGACTACCTGCAGGACGGCCAGCTGGCCATCCGCGAAGAACAGGACATCGTCTACCGCGAGCCGACGCCACCCAAGACCGGCAGTGGCGAGCCGCTGATCGCCGGCGACTGGCGCGAGGCCGTGACCCCGAGCAGCACCATGCTGTTCCGCTACAGCGCGGTGACCTTCAACGGCCATCGCATCCATTACGACTGGCCCTATGTCACCGACACCGAAGGCTACCCCGGCCTTGTGGTGCACGGCCCGCTGATGGCCACCCTGAACCTGGGCGCCTTCTGCCGCGCCAATCCGCAGGCGCGTCTGCGCCGCTTCGCCTTCCGTGGCCTGCGCCCGATGATCGCGCCGCAGCCGTTCGAGGTTGGCGGACGCATCAGCGGCGACGGGCAGGCCGAGCTCTGGGTCGGCAACGAGTCCGGCCTGGCACAGCGCGCCGAAGTGCAATTCGACTGATTTCGTATGGCCTGGGGAACGAACCGGGCCATGACTTACCGAGGACCTGTGATGAACTACAACAACAACGAAGAACTCAATGCCATCCGCGAAGGCGTGCGCGCCCTGTGTGCCGAATTCCCTGCCGAGTACTGGCGCAAGATCGACGAGGAGAAGGGCTTCCCGGAAGAGTTCGTCAAGGCCATGACCGAAGCCGGCTGGCTGTCGGCGATGATCCCGGAAGAGTACGGCGGTTCGGGCCTGGGCCTGGCCGAAGCCTCGGTGATCCTCGAGGAGGTCAACCACTGTGGCGGCAACTCCGGCACCATCCACGGCCAGATGTACAACATGTTCACCCTGCTGCGTAACGGCAGCGAGGAGCAGAAGCGCTACTACCTGCCGAAGCTGGCAAGCGGCGAGCTGCGCCTGCAGTCGATGGGCGTGACCGAGCCGACCACCGGCACCGACACCACCAAGATCAAGACCACGGCGGTGAAGAAGGGTGACAAGTACGTCATCAACGGCCAGAAGGTGTGGATCTCCCGAGTTCAGCATTCCGACCTGATGATCCTGCTGGCGCGCACCACGCCGCTGGCCGAAGTGCAGCGCAAGGCCGACGGCATGTCGATCTTCCTCGTTGACCTGCGTGAAGCCATCGGCAACGGCCTGACCGTGCAGCCGATTGCCAACATGGTCAACCACGAGACCAACGAGCTGTTCTTCGACAACCTGGAAATCCCCGCCAGCAGCCTGATCGGTGAAGAGGGCAAGGGCTTCCGCTACATCCTCGACGGTCTCAACGCCGAACGTACCCTGATCGCCGCCGAGTGCATCGGCGACGGCCGCTGGTTCACCGAAAAATCCGCCCAGTACGCCCGCGACCGCGTGGTGTTCGGTCGCCCGATCGGCCAGAACCAGGGCGTGCAGTTCCCCATCGCCGAAGCCCATATCGAGCTGGAAGCGGCGGACCTGATGCGCTGGCGCGCCTGTGAGGAATACGACGCCGGGCGTAATGCCGGTGCCGCGGCCAACATGGCCAAGTACCTGGCGGCCAAGGCTTCCTGGGAAGCGGCCAACGCCTGCCTGCAGACCCACGGCGGTTTCGGCTTCGCCAACGAATACGACGTCGAGCGCAAGTTCCGCGAGACCCGTCTGTACCAGGTGGCGCCGATCTCCACCAACCTGATCCTGTCGTACGTCGCCGAGCACCTGCTCGAGCTGCCGCGTTCGTTCTGAGGAGCCTGTCATGAGCACGGATACCCGGAAACTCGCGGCCTTCCTCGCCGGGCTGCGTTACGACGATCTGCCGGCCCACGTACTGGATCGCACCGAAGACCTGTTCCTCGACTGGCTGGGCTCGGCCCTGGCCAGCGAGGGCGCGCGGCCGATCCCGCTGTTCGAGGCCTACGCACAGAAGATGGGCCCGGCCGATGGTCCGGCGCGCATCCTGGTCAACGGTCGCGGTACCTCGGCGTACTTCGCCGCGCTGGTCAACGGCGCTTCTTCGCATCTGGTGGAACAGGACGACCTGCACAACAGCTCGGTGCTGCACCCGGCCACCGTGGTATTCCCAGCAGCCCTGGCGGCCGCGCAGGATCTCGGCAAGTCCGGCCGTGAGCTGCTGCTGGCCTCGGTTGCCGGCTACGAGGCGGGCATCCGCATCGGTGAGTTCCTCGGTCGCTCGCATTACCGCATCTTCCACACCACGGCCACGGTGGGCACGCTGGCCGCTGCGGTGGCCGTGGGCAAGCTGCTGGATTTCGACCAGAAGCAGTTCGTCCATCTGCTCGGCAACGCCGGCACCCAGGCCGCCGGTCTGTGGGAGTTCCTGCGTGACGCCGCTGACTCCAAGCAGCTGCACACCGCCAAGGCGGCGGCCGACGGCCTGCTCGCGGCGTACTTCACCGAGCAGGGCCTGACCGGCGCGCAGAACATTCTCGAAGGCGAGCAGGGCATGGCTGCGGGCATGTCCAGCGACGCCAATCCGGCCGCGCTGTCCGACCGCCTCGGCAGCCGCTGGGCGCTGGTGGAAACCTCGTTCAAGTTCCACGCCTCCTGCCGCCACACCCATCCGGCCGCCGATGCGCTGCTCGATCTGATGTGGCGCGAGGGCCTGCGTCACAGCGACATCGCCCAGGTCATCACCCACGTGCACCAGGGCGCCATCGACGTGCTCGGCCGCGTGGTGGTGCCGCAGACCGTGCACCAGGCCAAGTTCTCCATGGGCACCGTGCTCGGGCTGATCGCCGTGCATGGCAAGGCCCAACTCACCGAGTTCGAGAACCTGGCGCTTACCGACGCCGATGTCGCCGCCTTCCGCGACAGGGTCAGCATGCGCCTCGATCCCGAGGTCGACGGCGCCTATCCGGCGCGCTGGCTGGGCCGCGTCGAGGTGATTACCACCGACGGTCGCACCCTGCGTGGCGCCATCGACGAGCCCAAGGGCGACCCGGGCAACAGCCTCAGCCGCGCCGAGCTGGAAGACAAGTTCCGCCGCCTGCTGGCTTTTGCCGGCAAGCGCAGCAGCGACGAGGCGGGTGTGCTGATCGAAAGGGTCTGGCGTTTGCGCGAGGCCGATGACCTGAGCCAGCTGGCCTGACCGAGGACACGGACATGAACAACGCACAACAAATCCGGCCACTGGACGGCATCACCGTGGTCAGCCTGGAGCACGCCATCGCCGCGCCGTTCTGCACCCGCCAGCTCGCCGATCTCGGCGCGCGGGTGATCAAGGTCGAGCGTCCCGGCAGCGGCGATTTCGCCCGTGGCTATGACGAGCGCGTCGATGGCCTGGCCTCGCACTTCGTCTGGACCAACCGCTCCAAGGAAAGCCTGACCCTCGACCTCAAGCAGGACGATGCGATGCAGGTGCTCGGCAGCCTTCTGGCCAAGGCCGACGTGCTGGTGCAGAACCTGGCACCGGGCGCCGCCGCGCGCATGGGGCTGTCGTTCGAAGCGCTGCACGAGCGCTTCCCGCAACTGATCGTCTGCGACATCTCCGGCTACGGCGAAGGCGGCCCTTACGAGCAGAAGAAGGCCTACGACCTGCTGATCCAGAGCGAGGGCGGTTTCCTCTCCGTTACCGGCGGGCCGGGCGAGGAGGAGATGGCCAAGGCCGGCTGCTCCATCGCCGATATCGCTGCCGGCATGTACGCCTACACCGGTGTGCTGTCGGCGCTGATGCTGCGCGGCAAGACCGGCGTCGGCAGCCGCGTCGACGTGTCGATGCTGGAGAGCCTGGTGGAGTGGATGGGCTACCCGCTGTACTACGCCTACAAGGGTGACACGCCGCCACCGCGAGCCGGCGCCGCGCACTCGACCATCTATCCCTACGGCCCGTTCCCCGCCGGTGACGGCGGCACAGTGATGCTCGGCCTGCAGAACGAGCGCGAATGGCAGGCGTTCTGCGCCAAGGTGCTGGAGCAGCCGGAACTGGCCGACGACGAGCGTTTCTCCGCCAACTTCAAGCGCTCGGCCAATCGCGGTGAACTGCGCGCGCTGATCGTCGAAGCCTTCTCGCGCATGAGCACGGCGCAGGTGATCGAACGTCTGGAGCTGGCGCAGATCGCCAATGCCCAGGTCAACGACATGGCCGGCGTCTGGGCTCATCCGCAACTGCAGGCGCGTCAGCGCTGGCGTCAGGTCGACAGCCCCAGTGGCAGTCTGCCGGCGCTGCTGCCGCCAGGGCGCAACAACGCCTTCGAACCGCGCATGGACGCCATTCCGGCGCTGGGTGAGCACACCGATACGCTGCTTGCGGAACTGGGCTACGGCGCCGGTGACATTCAGCGCCTGCATCAACAGGGGGCCGTGTGATGAGTCAGTCCATCATTCGCAGTGCCCTGTTCGTGCCGGCCAGCCGGCCGGAGCGCATCCCCAAGGCGCTCGCCGTGGGCGCCGATGCGGTCATCGTCGATCTGGAAGATGCCGTGCAGGAAAGCCTCAAGGTCCAGGCACGGGGCAATCTCGATACCTTCCTGCGTGACAACCCCGAGGCGCGCCTGCTGGTGCGCATCAACGCCCCCGAGCACGCCGAGCACGCGGCCGATATCGAACTCTGCGGCCGTCATCCCGGTGTCATCGGCGTGCTGCTGCCGAAAGTCGAAAGCGCGGCCCAGGTCGCCACGGTGGCCGCTTGCGGCAAGCCGGTGTGGCCGATCATCGAAAGTGCGGCGGGGCTGCTGGAACTGGCAGACATCGCACGGGCCTCGGGTGTCGAGCGCCTGTCCTTCGGTGCGCTCGATCTGGGCCTGGATCTTGGTCTGAGCAGCGGCAGCGCCGCGGCTGAACGCATGCTCGATCAGGCTCGCTACGCCCTGTTGCTGCATTCGCGCTCTG
The sequence above is drawn from the Pseudomonas sp. Z8(2022) genome and encodes:
- a CDS encoding acyl-CoA dehydrogenase family protein — protein: MNYNNNEELNAIREGVRALCAEFPAEYWRKIDEEKGFPEEFVKAMTEAGWLSAMIPEEYGGSGLGLAEASVILEEVNHCGGNSGTIHGQMYNMFTLLRNGSEEQKRYYLPKLASGELRLQSMGVTEPTTGTDTTKIKTTAVKKGDKYVINGQKVWISRVQHSDLMILLARTTPLAEVQRKADGMSIFLVDLREAIGNGLTVQPIANMVNHETNELFFDNLEIPASSLIGEEGKGFRYILDGLNAERTLIAAECIGDGRWFTEKSAQYARDRVVFGRPIGQNQGVQFPIAEAHIELEAADLMRWRACEEYDAGRNAGAAANMAKYLAAKASWEAANACLQTHGGFGFANEYDVERKFRETRLYQVAPISTNLILSYVAEHLLELPRSF
- a CDS encoding MmgE/PrpD family protein, yielding MSTDTRKLAAFLAGLRYDDLPAHVLDRTEDLFLDWLGSALASEGARPIPLFEAYAQKMGPADGPARILVNGRGTSAYFAALVNGASSHLVEQDDLHNSSVLHPATVVFPAALAAAQDLGKSGRELLLASVAGYEAGIRIGEFLGRSHYRIFHTTATVGTLAAAVAVGKLLDFDQKQFVHLLGNAGTQAAGLWEFLRDAADSKQLHTAKAAADGLLAAYFTEQGLTGAQNILEGEQGMAAGMSSDANPAALSDRLGSRWALVETSFKFHASCRHTHPAADALLDLMWREGLRHSDIAQVITHVHQGAIDVLGRVVVPQTVHQAKFSMGTVLGLIAVHGKAQLTEFENLALTDADVAAFRDRVSMRLDPEVDGAYPARWLGRVEVITTDGRTLRGAIDEPKGDPGNSLSRAELEDKFRRLLAFAGKRSSDEAGVLIERVWRLREADDLSQLA
- a CDS encoding MaoC family dehydratase N-terminal domain-containing protein; this translates as MSDSAFSAWIGRSEETHDQLSRNLVKRIAATFGEATPAHGEALPPLWHWAFFQEPVAESGLGADGHPARGGFLPPADNRNRMWAGGRVEFFQPLRVGGEASRVSTIRHIEEKHGRTGALLFVTVQHDYLQDGQLAIREEQDIVYREPTPPKTGSGEPLIAGDWREAVTPSSTMLFRYSAVTFNGHRIHYDWPYVTDTEGYPGLVVHGPLMATLNLGAFCRANPQARLRRFAFRGLRPMIAPQPFEVGGRISGDGQAELWVGNESGLAQRAEVQFD
- a CDS encoding HpcH/HpaI aldolase/citrate lyase family protein; the protein is MSQSIIRSALFVPASRPERIPKALAVGADAVIVDLEDAVQESLKVQARGNLDTFLRDNPEARLLVRINAPEHAEHAADIELCGRHPGVIGVLLPKVESAAQVATVAACGKPVWPIIESAAGLLELADIARASGVERLSFGALDLGLDLGLSSGSAAAERMLDQARYALLLHSRSAGLAAPLDSVFPAIEDREGLARTARDARDMGFDGLLCIHPTQVEVIHRALHPADAELAWARRVMAAANSGEGVFVVDGQMVDAPVLGRARRLLLRAGESPA
- a CDS encoding nucleoside deaminase produces the protein MTPEHLALLQQAPASTHADDTWARLCCEQALLAIEDGCYAVGALLVDEAGELLCSGRNQVFASTYASAAHAEMQVLDQLETGHAQVDRRGLTLYVSLEPCLMCYGRILLAGITRVRYLARDRDGGFALRHGRLPAAWANLASGLTVVQAEADTYWLDLAERMIDRLQDRRTMRERVVAAWRGGR
- a CDS encoding CaiB/BaiF CoA transferase family protein, whose translation is MNNAQQIRPLDGITVVSLEHAIAAPFCTRQLADLGARVIKVERPGSGDFARGYDERVDGLASHFVWTNRSKESLTLDLKQDDAMQVLGSLLAKADVLVQNLAPGAAARMGLSFEALHERFPQLIVCDISGYGEGGPYEQKKAYDLLIQSEGGFLSVTGGPGEEEMAKAGCSIADIAAGMYAYTGVLSALMLRGKTGVGSRVDVSMLESLVEWMGYPLYYAYKGDTPPPRAGAAHSTIYPYGPFPAGDGGTVMLGLQNEREWQAFCAKVLEQPELADDERFSANFKRSANRGELRALIVEAFSRMSTAQVIERLELAQIANAQVNDMAGVWAHPQLQARQRWRQVDSPSGSLPALLPPGRNNAFEPRMDAIPALGEHTDTLLAELGYGAGDIQRLHQQGAV
- a CDS encoding LysR substrate-binding domain-containing protein yields the protein MHFDLPDLRLFIHIAESPSLTQGARKAFLSPAAASARIKALENQLGSRLLYRDSRGVELTPAGQRLLQHARLIMRQVDYLKSEFTEYGTDAAGHIRIFANTTAVTEFLPEVLAGFLAERPGVTVDLQERLSRDIVRGVLDGAADLGIIAGPVQAPGLQALHFSTDRLVLAVPLGHALAQRQSVSFHDTLAYQHIGLHEGSTLLSFLREKVEKLGGNLALRIQVSSFEAICRMIEGGVGIGIIPESAARRHSRTMQLAILQLDEAWAVRERSMLVRELDALPGSVRALIDRLNQGV